The Calypte anna isolate BGI_N300 chromosome 3, bCalAnn1_v1.p, whole genome shotgun sequence genome segment aaggaaggaaggaaggaaggaaggaaggaaggaaggaaggaaggaaggaaggaagcaaaggaaagaaggaaggaaggaaggaaggaaggaaggaaggaaggaaggaaggaaggaaggaaggaaggaaggaaggaaggaaggaagcaaaggaaagaaggaaggaaggaaggaaggaaggaaggaaggaaggaaggaaggaaggaaggaaggaaggaaggaaggaaggaaggaaggaaggaaggaaggaaggaaggaaggaaggaaggaaggaagatgaaaaaaaagagaaaaaagagacaaaggcCACAGTTGTGGTGAAGGAGCACCCTTTTCTTTGACTTTATACAGCTACAAATTCAAAGACATGAGGATCAATTAAGGTGCTAGAAACAGGTTTTGTTCCATGGGGAAactcctgttttcattttaatgcacCTGGATGAGCTCAGGGCTGTGTGTCCTGACATCTTTTCAAGTCAGATGAAGGAAACTGAGTAGGAAACTGTTTCTGAGTAGATGGTCCAGGccatttatggaaaaaaaaatataaaaaattatatatatttaataaagtcTGCATTCCTGGTAGTGTTTACTGGTTgccattttataatttttttcccttgcaatcaagagctgcttgaaaaaaatcacactttgTCTTAATCCTAAATGCTATATTACACCATCAAAACTGATTGCtactgcagcttttccttcttctgtattatttcatagaatcatagaatcatagaattggctgggttggaagggacctcagagatcatcaagtccaacccttttaccaccgttgtggttgctagaccatggcactgagtgccacatccagtctcttttgaaatatctccagacaaggagaatccactacttccctgggcagcccattccaatgcttgatcactctctccgtaaagaaattctttctaatatccaacctaaatttcccctggcacaacttaagactgtgtcctcttgtcttgttgaaagtcatctggcaaaagagaccaacgtccacccggttacaatcccctttcagggagttgtagacagcgatgaggtctcccctgagcctcctcttctccagcctcaacacccccagctccctcagcctctcctcataggatctgtgctcgagtcccttcaccagcctggttgccctcctttggacctgctccagcacctcaatctccttcctgaactggggggcccagaactggacacaggactcgaggtgtggcctcaccagggctgagtataggggcagaatcacttgGGAATATGTGAGAGAGAAGACTGCACAATCCAATGAGCCTTGGGTCAAAACCAtggagaaaattattaataacaCCAAAAGATCAGAGTTACTGCTTCaagaagacatttattttttttctgtgaataaacTAGTAACATACATATTGCTTCCCATCCTTCAAGAGCTGCATAAACCTGATGTGCCTGAGCATCCAAACTTCCCTGTGAGGTAGGCTGGAAGAGGTGGCCAAGGTGCCAAAGTGGGTTGTGTATTAGAAGCAAAAAAGGGAGTGACTTCAGCAAGGGAAAACCTGGATCTCCAGAGGTGCTGTGCCAGCACGATGTGCCCTCTGGAAGCTTCTTGTAATGATCATTTGAAGGAGGGTTTAGATAGAAGAGGAATCCATCCAAATCACCTCCTCCAGGCAGCGGAAATGTTGCTGGTCCAAGGGCACTGAGCCAGGAAAGCCACTGCTCTTCTTACTCTGCTGAAATCCTGGAGAGACACAAAGGGTCTTGTTACTCTGCTGAAGTGGAAACTCAGTCTTTGGATGCCTCAATCTCTGCAAATTTCCCCTGAGAATCCATGAGCAGGTTGAGTTCACCCTGCAGGTTTCAAACCCTACATCTCCATGACTCCATGGAAGGGTccccatgggtgctgggtgtCAAGGTCTGCAAACACCCAGTCCACAAGAACTTTGGTCATGGTCAAACTGGTTGTATtaccatggcagggaggttgatGGGGGCAGCAAACACAAGCAAAACCCTCCCTGCActcacacaccacacacaccaTCTCCTCAAATTCCCACTTCAGGGACGAGACACACGTGGCAAAGATGTTCCTATTACACCTTTGCACAACCCTCCAGGTGATGCTCTGCAGTCATTGCTTTTCTGGGGGTTTTCTGCTGAAAGCAATCACTCTGCAaacattttatgtatatatatataaatacaaatggATTTTAATAAATATGATGGTTTAGGCAAGatacaagacaagagggcacagtctcaagttgtgccaggggaggtttaggttggagattaggaagaatttctttactgagagggtgatcagccattggaatgggctgcccagggaagtagtggattctccatccctggagatacttaaaaagagactggatgtggcactcagtgccatggtctagtaactgcagcagtagtagatcaagggttggacttgatgatctctgaggtcccttccaacccagccaattctatgattctatgattctatgattctatgatactgggaaacatttttttcactgagagggttgtcaggcattgaaATGGCCTGGGACAGTGAGgaagtcaccatctctggaggcatttgaaaggcatttggacctggtccttgAGTACACGCTTTAGTAGTTAGAGTATGGTGTTGctcaaaggttggactggatgatctaggaggtctcttccaacctaaacattctgtgattctgtgattttgttgGAACTGGGTGTtcttttaggtcccttccatcccaaactgTTTTATGATCCCAGTAATAGTAGTTTTAATTCAGCTCACCCCAAAACAAAGACTGGGGATTTGATTTTTCTGGTACTatttgcagagctctggggcaTCTGCTTGGCCTCCAGTTTGTCtgaaaagcaatgttttccCAGGACCTTTCTCAGCCAGGCATTGGGATGTGGTTTAAATTCTCCATGGCACCTCAAGTGCCACTAAACATCTCAGTGTAGCTTAATGAATCAAACACTTTGTGTCCAATTTCAAAGATTTCTTTCCAAACAACTCAGTAGGTTGAATCCTGAGCTGGGAAAAAAGTTTATCTTGTACCTCAGAATATCCTGTTGGTTTCCACTTCTACTGCTGTATTGATCAACCCAGCTGAAACTCTAGCAGCCCAATAAGAAGAGTTTTGATCCTGAGCATTAGTACCCATCAATACCACTTATGGGTAAATTCTTGTAGAAAAATTACACCAGGAACCTAACTCAAAGGGTTTTGTTCCTTTCCCAACCCCAGGTCTCCTTTGATCAGGTCTAACAGATGTTCTTACTGAGATTTGATGTTGGAGATCTGCAGTCTGCTCCTCACAGTCTCTTTGCTACCAGTAGGAATTGCTTCCCAAAGGGAATGAGCATCCAGAGACTGAGGGATCACATCACTTCTTTGTAGAACCACCTAATAGGAGGTTGCTCTTGTACCTTTAATTATCCTGAGTTTTTAGTGGATGCTTCCTCAGCATCTGAACCTCCTGACAACAAACGTGTCCTAGGATTGGTACCACTGGAGTTTCCTGGAACCATTGTCTGGCTGAGGATCCCCAGGTGCTGAACAAATGCTATGAAACCTTTTTTACCTGGACCCATCTCATCACACTTCagtttctgaaagcatttaaacCCTTAAAATTCTCTAATTAACAGAATAAGGAgttctggaaaattaaaaatacacagatcAACACCCTCTCTTTATTTTGAACCAGGTTATGTCCTGTTATCTCAGTGGCCAAGGATCTGCCTGAACATCTCTTGCTGGGATGACTGATGTCATCACACCTGTCCTTTTCATCAGAAGATCCAGGATTCTCTCCTAATTTGCCACTGGATTCAGTGTATGTGATAATCACTGCAGATGGCACTGAGCATCACTTGGCCATCAGTGGGACAAAAACTGTTGTAAGCATTAAATGCCTGAGGAGTATGTTTTATCCTAAGCTAAAGtccatttttcaaaagcatgttCAAAACCTCAAGGAAATTAAACATCTTGCCACCAGGAGAACTCCAGACATTATTAGAAAGTGGTCTCTGAAGtcaaaaattaaattctcaGCCAGTTGTCCAGGTTGGATGAATTCCAGcttggatgaagccttgtgcaacctCATCTAGTGGGAGATTTGCCTGCCCATGCCAAGGTGGCatttggatcttgatgatctaAAGATCATAAGATCCTAAGATCATAaagatcttgatgatctttaaggacccttccaacccaaaccattctgtgattctatgatccaatAGCAACCTTGCTCTTATTGACCTTCCTATGGCCTGCAGAGTGGTGGGATAAAGGATGGAGAAGCAGAGCtctttgaacattttttcccctttaaaagtCTGTTTTCTAGGTCATTttgcaaaggaataaaaaccccaaaaagacACAGAGGGAGGGTACATTGTTTCCTCTGATGGGTTAAAatactgtgaaatattttcctaataatttattgaaaaacttctttttgttCCCCCATCAAATTTTCAAGTAAAGCAAAAAATTCTCAATTCTGAGAAATGTGACTCTCCTGAACTTTTACTTtcatacataatttttttactgaaagggttgtcaggtcctggcccaggctgcccaggacggtggtggagtccccatctctggagggatttcaaggccatatagatgtggtgctgagggccatggttTGATGGaggccttggcagtgctggtttaacagttggacttgatgaccttaaaggtcttttccaacccaaaccatgctggTTTTCTATGATGACTTccatcaaaattaattttctccctAATTACACATCTATGACACAGGTTCCTCCTCAACCTGGACTTTATCACAGATGGCTGTCCTGGAAATCCCACGGACTAATGCTCATTATTCAAAGAAACAGTAGAGCAGAAGGGAGGACAAAACCACCATTTGATGTTCTTCAGTCCTGTAGCACTTACTTGGAACAGCATTTCAGCAGCCCCCCATGGCACGGCCCCGAGACAGTGAAGCTTGGTGGGCATGAGCCAACACGGCAGAAATTCCCCTGACTCCTGCACTCTGCAGTgtcagcaaaaggaaaaggatctGCAGAGCCTGTGGGAAAGGGAAGATGTTAAAATATCAGGTTTGGGTCTAAAATGATGAAAGATAAATCTACAATAAAGCGTGGAGGAAATCGCGTTAGGGTGTGGGGTTGCACTTTAAAACTGtaaggggagatggagatgggatcttaggaaaaaattccttgctgtgaggatggtgagcccctggcccaggtttcccagagaagctgtggctgccccatccctggcagtgtttcagcccagactggatggggcttggagcaccgtgggctgtgggaggtgtccctgcccatgcaggggagttggatcttgatgatctttaagttcccttccaacccaacccattctatcATTTTGTGATCctaaatgttgcttttttagAAAATGTGCCATCATGAGCACAGATCTTCTCCATCCCATACACTCCATAGCAGCACCCCAACAGAATCAAATACTGCCTGCCAAGTTGATggcttctttttccctcctgtgcCCCCACTTTTTCTAACAAGCCCTTTCATTCTTTGTAGGATTTACTTTGCTTCTTACCTGGAGCAgcctggaagaggaggaagacaaCAGCAAGGAGCAGGTAGAGGATCCTCATGGTTGCCAGTCAGTTGTGGGCTGTGTGCTCCTGCAAAGAACCCAACAGCCTGATGGAAGGTGAAGTTTTTTTGAGGCTGGGAAATGCACCTGGTATTTATAGGGCCTGGGGGATTGTGCAAGTTTGACAGCTGAGTGGTTTGTCAATGTGTAACTGCAACCAACCTCCTGGAAAGTGGAATGGTTATGCCCCCCTTATCAGAGGGTGCAATGAAATGTGCACCCAAGATGTTGCAATCCCCAGGGGTGAATTTCCACTGACCCAGTCAAGTGTATAACGTGACCATTGGCCAAGCCCCACCAAGCTGCTCCAATTCTCATGGGTTTTGCAGACCCATTTCTAACACAGGGATGGATGTAGGTCAGGAAGAAGGTTTGGGAGTCAGCCACTGGTGCAGTCGGGTCCCAGTGTTGACCTTGGGTCTGTCACTCACTGAGAAGTCACATAACGTTTTGTCTCAGTCTCTCCATCACTGCCAGCAGACAGATGATGTCAAAGCATTGGGAAAGATCTGAGATGATGCAAAGCTGCTTTGTcactttttaaacagatttcAGGACACCCTCAGTCACTGCAGAGGGTTGACACAAAGGTCTCTCCCTCCTTCA includes the following:
- the LOC115598139 gene encoding gallinacin-10-like, which translates into the protein MRILYLLLAVVFLLFQAAPGSADPFPFADTAECRSQGNFCRVGSCPPSFTVSGPCHGGLLKCCSK